One part of the Sorangiineae bacterium MSr11954 genome encodes these proteins:
- the tnpB gene encoding IS66 family insertion sequence element accessory protein TnpB (TnpB, as the term is used for proteins encoded by IS66 family insertion elements, is considered an accessory protein, since TnpC, encoded by a neighboring gene, is a DDE family transposase.) yields MFSANVRIFVSVERVDLRISFDRLAGIVRERFGDDPRGGSLFVFLNKATDRCKVLFYDRTGYALLYKRLDQGVFVAPPRTEGASRMEMSPEAFARFLEGLAVEGKKKNSSVH; encoded by the coding sequence ATGTTCTCGGCGAATGTCCGCATCTTTGTGAGTGTCGAGCGGGTCGACCTTCGCATCAGTTTCGATCGGCTCGCGGGGATTGTGCGCGAGCGTTTCGGTGACGATCCGCGAGGAGGTTCGCTCTTCGTGTTTCTCAACAAGGCGACCGACAGGTGCAAAGTCTTATTCTACGACCGCACCGGATATGCGCTTCTATACAAGCGCCTCGATCAGGGGGTATTCGTCGCGCCGCCGCGCACCGAGGGCGCCTCGCGTATGGAAATGAGTCCCGAGGCGTTTGCCCGATTTCTCGAAGGACTCGCCGTCGAAGGTAAGAAAAAGAATAGCAGCGTACACTGA
- a CDS encoding IS66 family transposase: MRIDALEAQVAWLSKQLFGVKRERLPASTLQVLLDATILGSEPSPAPAEPEKPNAAQPLAGPDRVPPSPPSGVRKRRTPHGRGQLPEHLPVETVDISPGETPEGARYIGEEVSYRLAFRKSGYTRLRVVRKKFAQDNDDASVAVHIEPVPDEMIPRALPDPAMLAHTIHSKWGDQIPYTRLSKIIARHGVRVPVSTLSAWEKLAEPVARLVVDAAWEHALAQCQVIGIDATGVRVMASPHDRRAHIWVLLADRAQVFFRYSALHTSDMPKSWLEEFGGIVVADASSVYDELFRAPGAPKEAGCMAHCRRKYFFALPTDTRARGFVELADELFTIERDIAHLSPDARLLIRKERSAPLVEIFARARDCLLDDPSVDPRGPFSRALRYSHNHWEALTRFLVNGSIPLSNNDVEREIRHVAIGRKNWMHLGSDDAAEVACTWLSLIASARHAGLDSEEYLRDLFRVLPSWPKRRVVELAPMNWLATRARLLPHELEAPLGKITIPPQLGESP, encoded by the coding sequence GTGCGCATCGATGCCCTCGAGGCGCAGGTGGCATGGCTCTCGAAGCAGCTTTTCGGCGTCAAACGCGAGCGCTTGCCGGCAAGCACGTTGCAGGTGCTGCTCGATGCGACGATTCTCGGCAGTGAGCCATCGCCGGCCCCGGCCGAGCCCGAAAAGCCCAACGCGGCGCAGCCACTGGCCGGCCCCGATCGCGTGCCCCCGTCGCCTCCGAGCGGTGTCCGAAAGCGCCGTACTCCACATGGGCGCGGGCAGCTTCCCGAGCACCTGCCCGTGGAAACCGTGGACATTTCGCCCGGCGAAACTCCTGAGGGAGCCCGCTACATCGGTGAGGAGGTCTCTTACCGATTGGCGTTCCGTAAGTCCGGGTATACACGATTGCGTGTGGTCCGGAAAAAGTTCGCCCAAGACAATGACGATGCCTCGGTCGCCGTGCACATCGAGCCCGTGCCCGACGAGATGATTCCGCGCGCGTTGCCCGATCCTGCGATGCTCGCCCACACGATTCACTCGAAATGGGGCGATCAGATCCCGTACACGCGCCTGTCGAAGATCATCGCCCGGCATGGTGTGCGTGTGCCCGTTTCCACGTTGAGCGCGTGGGAAAAGCTCGCCGAGCCGGTGGCGCGCCTCGTCGTCGATGCGGCTTGGGAACACGCGTTGGCTCAGTGCCAGGTCATCGGCATCGATGCGACGGGGGTGCGCGTGATGGCAAGCCCCCACGATCGAAGAGCTCACATCTGGGTGCTCCTTGCCGATCGGGCGCAGGTCTTTTTTCGCTATTCCGCGCTGCACACGAGCGACATGCCGAAAAGCTGGCTCGAAGAATTTGGCGGTATCGTCGTCGCAGACGCCTCCAGTGTGTACGACGAATTGTTTCGCGCTCCCGGCGCGCCGAAAGAGGCCGGCTGTATGGCACACTGCCGGCGCAAGTATTTCTTTGCTTTGCCCACCGACACGCGGGCGCGCGGTTTCGTCGAGCTTGCCGACGAGCTGTTCACCATCGAGAGGGACATCGCGCACCTTTCGCCCGACGCACGCCTTTTGATTCGAAAAGAGCGCTCTGCACCGCTGGTCGAGATTTTCGCCAGGGCCCGCGATTGCCTGCTCGACGACCCCAGCGTGGATCCACGCGGGCCTTTCTCCCGCGCCCTTCGGTACAGCCACAATCATTGGGAGGCGCTCACGCGATTTTTGGTGAACGGGAGCATTCCACTTTCCAACAATGACGTTGAACGCGAAATTCGACATGTGGCGATCGGACGGAAAAATTGGATGCACCTGGGCTCCGACGACGCCGCGGAAGTGGCCTGCACATGGCTTTCGCTCATCGCATCCGCGCGCCACGCCGGACTCGATTCCGAGGAATACTTGCGCGACCTGTTTCGTGTCCTGCCGAGTTGGCCCAAACGACGCGTCGTCGAACTTGCCCCCATGAACTGGCTCGCCACGCGCGCCCGCCTCCTCCCCCACGAGCTCGAGGCTCCTCTCGGGAAGATCACCATCCCCCCGCAGCTCGGCGAGTCCCCATAG
- a CDS encoding ferritin-like domain-containing protein gives MSQASGCGTNNSSFELKGDSGNRVDIDDPTPFDERLAIESFEPLRCYDPRHYDLTELAINTGSDYIDLRSQHWRNHPDGGDDVKIVADVAGSGGTACATASDRPACARAVAAVNATGGFVTAGSPIGFENAFVRTRGNDVAVFRTKEEVAALFGPIDVGVEAWLRAYMEGYTIACGERTVRVSSDGFEVIAKKVTGDCDPIVITRYLLRVARDGTVAVLADEIASRHYGYCIGRRPEGLEIAVPSDSTYSPVGRYFAEVAHLEAASVIAFRALERELTHHGAPRSLRRRAARAARDEMRHAAMTARIAKRYGATAPTTPVVASRKTRSLEAMAIENAVEGCVRETFGALVATYQAERAGDAVIAAAMRIIARDETRHAGLAWEVAAWLDEKLSPKARARVAHARAAAICEMLEDAHLPVAAELTARAGQPPPRESARMAAELARAMYRRPIAETIG, from the coding sequence GTGTCCCAAGCAAGTGGGTGCGGCACCAACAACAGCTCATTCGAGCTCAAAGGCGATTCAGGGAATCGCGTGGACATCGACGACCCGACGCCCTTTGACGAGCGTCTGGCCATCGAGAGTTTCGAGCCGCTCCGATGCTACGATCCGCGCCACTACGATCTGACCGAGCTCGCAATCAACACGGGCAGCGACTACATCGATTTGCGCTCGCAGCACTGGCGAAACCATCCCGACGGCGGCGATGACGTGAAAATCGTGGCCGACGTGGCCGGCTCGGGGGGCACCGCGTGTGCAACGGCCAGCGATCGGCCGGCGTGCGCGCGTGCAGTCGCCGCGGTAAACGCGACCGGTGGTTTCGTGACCGCGGGCTCTCCCATTGGATTCGAGAACGCCTTCGTGCGAACACGCGGCAACGACGTCGCGGTTTTTCGAACGAAGGAAGAAGTCGCGGCGCTTTTCGGGCCCATCGACGTCGGGGTCGAGGCATGGCTCCGGGCGTACATGGAGGGGTACACCATCGCGTGTGGGGAGCGTACGGTGCGCGTGAGCTCGGACGGGTTCGAGGTGATCGCGAAGAAGGTGACCGGCGACTGCGATCCCATCGTCATCACGCGCTACCTGCTTCGCGTCGCGCGCGACGGCACGGTGGCCGTGCTTGCGGACGAGATCGCGAGCCGCCATTATGGCTACTGCATCGGGCGTCGTCCGGAGGGACTCGAGATCGCTGTACCTTCGGATTCGACGTATTCGCCCGTGGGGCGCTATTTTGCGGAGGTTGCGCACCTCGAGGCGGCCTCCGTCATCGCGTTCCGGGCACTCGAGAGAGAGCTCACGCACCACGGCGCACCGCGAAGCCTGCGCCGCCGTGCCGCCCGCGCCGCACGCGATGAGATGCGGCACGCCGCAATGACGGCGCGCATTGCAAAGCGCTACGGCGCCACCGCTCCGACAACCCCCGTGGTCGCATCGCGGAAGACGCGCTCGCTCGAGGCCATGGCCATCGAAAATGCCGTCGAAGGGTGCGTGCGTGAAACCTTCGGTGCGCTGGTCGCGACCTATCAGGCCGAACGAGCGGGCGATGCCGTCATCGCGGCGGCGATGCGCATCATCGCACGAGACGAGACCCGTCATGCAGGGCTCGCGTGGGAGGTCGCCGCATGGCTCGATGAAAAACTCTCGCCCAAGGCCCGCGCACGGGTCGCACACGCGCGCGCGGCTGCCATATGCGAAATGCTAGAAGATGCGCATCTGCCAGTCGCCGCGGAGCTGACCGCACGCGCAGGCCAGCCGCCGCCACGCGAGAGCGCACGCATGGCCGCCGAGTTGGCGCGGGCCATGTATCGTCGCCCCATCGCAGAGACCATCGGCTAA
- a CDS encoding metallophosphoesterase has product MAAPPQIVQETNVRALDLSIAGPSFQRFPEPRDPAPSSEIVQAHPARSLPLLFFAHSSGRCCILVGRANTPMSHTHQNFFFAAVGDTHGAMHAMVRLLSAWEKRSKRSLSLVFQVGDFEPHRHEADLATMAAPAKYKQLGDFSDYASGAKVFPWPLYFIGGNHEPYGFLDARPEGFELTPNCHYLGRASAIELHGLRIVGLSGIYREDAFQQTRPPLSSIGKVSNKAFTYFTEGDIERALGFERADVLLLHDWPEAIVDPADAEDFEQQRRSMRYDKVGNEYGRLLADGLRPQLILCGHMHKSYRATIRHPTGDVTEVCCLANVQQGSSATAVFQVADGRIREVSPIGA; this is encoded by the coding sequence TTGGCGGCGCCGCCGCAAATCGTGCAGGAGACGAACGTGAGAGCTTTGGACCTTTCCATTGCCGGACCTTCCTTTCAACGCTTCCCAGAGCCGCGCGATCCGGCGCCGTCGTCCGAGATCGTGCAGGCGCATCCGGCACGCTCTTTGCCGTTGCTCTTTTTCGCCCATTCGTCGGGCAGATGCTGCATCCTTGTTGGTCGGGCCAATACGCCGATGTCCCATACGCACCAGAACTTCTTCTTTGCAGCCGTGGGTGACACCCATGGAGCCATGCACGCCATGGTGCGGCTGCTGTCCGCGTGGGAAAAACGCTCGAAACGGTCGCTGTCGTTGGTGTTCCAAGTGGGTGATTTCGAGCCCCATCGGCACGAAGCCGATTTGGCGACGATGGCGGCGCCTGCCAAATACAAACAGCTCGGTGACTTTTCCGACTATGCCTCGGGCGCAAAGGTGTTTCCGTGGCCACTGTACTTCATTGGCGGCAACCACGAGCCGTACGGCTTCCTCGATGCGCGGCCGGAGGGATTCGAGCTCACGCCCAATTGCCATTATCTCGGACGGGCCAGCGCCATCGAGCTGCACGGCCTACGCATCGTGGGGCTCTCGGGCATCTACCGTGAGGACGCGTTCCAGCAGACGCGCCCGCCCCTCTCCAGCATCGGCAAAGTATCGAACAAGGCTTTTACCTATTTTACTGAAGGAGACATCGAACGAGCCCTCGGTTTCGAGCGCGCCGACGTCTTGTTGCTTCACGACTGGCCAGAGGCCATCGTGGATCCCGCCGATGCCGAGGACTTCGAACAGCAGCGGCGGAGCATGCGCTACGACAAAGTCGGAAATGAATACGGGCGGCTCCTGGCGGATGGTCTGCGGCCGCAATTGATTCTGTGCGGCCATATGCACAAATCGTATCGCGCTACCATTCGGCATCCGACCGGGGACGTGACGGAGGTTTGCTGTCTCGCCAATGTCCAACAAGGCAGCTCCGCAACGGCCGTGTTCCAGGTGGCCGACGGTCGGATCCGCGAGGTTTCCCCGATCGGCGCGTGA
- the rox gene encoding rifampin monooxygenase: protein MFDVIIAGCGPTGAMLAAELRLHDVRVLVLEKEPEPVSSFVRVVSLHIRSLELLAMRGLRERFLERGRQRPVGGIFAAIPKPAPEGLDSTDAYLLGIPQPVIDRLLEEHAVNLGAQIRRGCAVAGLEQDDEGVTVSLSDGERLRARYLVGCDGARSTVRKRLGVGFPGEPSRNDTLMGEMEVRAPKEEIAAKVTEIQATNKVFTLGPFGDGIYRVVVPAADVREDRTEPPTLEDFKQQLRAIAGTDFGVHSPRWLSRFGDATRLVERYRIGRVLLAGDAAHIHPPAGGQGLNLGVQDAFNLGWKLAAQIRGWAPETLLDTYHTERHPVADDVLNNTRAQVALSSTDPGPQALRRLLTELMDLNEVNRYLIEKITAIGIRYDFGAGPDRLGRRLRDIDLKQGHLYDQLHRGRALVLDRTERLSVEGWSDRVDLIADPAAALDVPALLLRPDGYVAWIGEQQKDLNDHLARWFGKPAN, encoded by the coding sequence ATGTTCGATGTGATCATTGCTGGGTGCGGGCCGACAGGTGCCATGCTGGCCGCCGAACTGCGGCTGCACGATGTGCGGGTGCTCGTTTTGGAGAAGGAACCCGAGCCCGTGTCGTCGTTCGTCCGCGTCGTGAGTCTGCATATTCGCAGTCTCGAGCTCCTGGCGATGCGCGGACTGCGCGAGCGTTTTCTCGAACGCGGAAGACAGCGTCCGGTCGGCGGTATCTTCGCCGCCATCCCCAAACCCGCGCCCGAGGGCCTGGACTCCACGGACGCCTATTTGCTGGGCATCCCGCAGCCGGTCATCGATCGTCTACTCGAAGAGCATGCGGTCAACCTGGGTGCGCAGATCCGGCGGGGTTGCGCGGTGGCGGGGCTCGAACAGGACGACGAGGGGGTGACCGTCTCTCTCTCCGATGGGGAGCGGCTGCGGGCGCGTTACCTCGTCGGCTGCGACGGCGCGCGCAGCACGGTGCGCAAACGGCTTGGCGTCGGCTTCCCCGGCGAGCCCTCGCGGAACGATACGCTGATGGGTGAGATGGAAGTGCGCGCGCCGAAGGAGGAGATCGCCGCCAAGGTGACCGAAATCCAGGCGACCAACAAGGTGTTCACTCTCGGGCCCTTCGGCGATGGGATTTACCGCGTCGTGGTCCCCGCCGCGGACGTCCGCGAGGATCGCACGGAACCGCCCACCCTCGAGGACTTCAAACAGCAGTTGCGCGCCATCGCCGGGACCGATTTCGGCGTGCACTCCCCGCGCTGGTTGTCCCGCTTCGGCGATGCCACCCGGCTGGTCGAGCGCTACCGGATCGGGCGGGTGCTGCTGGCCGGCGATGCGGCGCATATCCACCCGCCCGCCGGTGGTCAGGGCCTGAACCTGGGCGTTCAAGACGCGTTCAACCTCGGCTGGAAGCTGGCCGCACAGATCCGCGGCTGGGCGCCGGAAACGTTGCTGGACACGTACCATACCGAACGTCATCCGGTCGCCGACGACGTACTGAATAACACCCGCGCCCAGGTGGCATTGTCCTCCACCGATCCGGGCCCGCAGGCCTTGCGCAGGCTGCTCACCGAATTGATGGACCTCAACGAGGTGAATCGATACCTGATCGAGAAGATCACCGCGATCGGCATCCGCTACGACTTCGGCGCAGGCCCCGATCGGCTCGGCCGCCGCCTGCGCGACATCGACCTGAAACAGGGCCACCTCTACGACCAACTGCATCGGGGCCGCGCCCTGGTGCTCGACCGCACCGAACGCCTGTCCGTCGAGGGCTGGTCGGATCGCGTCGACCTCATCGCCGATCCCGCTGCGGCACTGGACGTTCCGGCCCTCTTGCTACGCCCCGACGGATACGTCGCCTGGATCGGCGAGCAACAAAAGGACCTGAACGACCACCTCGCCCGCTGGTTCGGCAAGCCTGCCAACTGA
- a CDS encoding NAD(P)/FAD-dependent oxidoreductase — MTTSAEYVEANAKDVPLEAASRSRQRARVPEHVDVAVIGSGLGGLTAAAYLAQRGLSVAVFESHYVAGGCGTHFVRGGKHDRYRFDVGLHYIGDCGPGGDIPRILRGVGIELDYAALDPDGFDTLVFPDLEFRIPANVELYRERLIAAFAHERRAIDRYVRLLEQVGRASRRVQSKGKLGARDALALFFDLFALGRNQNRTIAQVLDACGARDPKLRAVLVGQNGDYALPPSKVSAFLHLGLAEHYFRGAYYPKGGGQTIADRLAARIEACGGTIHLRRGVERIVIEDGHARGVRLEAKAGGAPVDVRARVVLSNADLRVTFERLIGFDHLPASLVTRTQRFEMAAALFMTFLGVRGALSARGMRPANYWQFDDYDMEGHYAPSRGPLRAHGCYITSASMKDPENALFHAPAGINNVEVMTVVPTGDPWHVGDEAARAYRYKDNHAYRALKDELEADMIARFDRLFPGVAKDIVYRESATPVTHQRYTRTFDGSPYGLAATPAQFMKNRPGYRGPIPGLYLCGGSTRAGHGIVGAMRGGAQAARRIAEAAELRV; from the coding sequence ATGACCACATCAGCCGAATACGTGGAAGCAAACGCAAAGGACGTCCCGCTCGAAGCGGCCTCGCGGAGCCGGCAGCGCGCGCGGGTGCCGGAGCACGTGGACGTGGCCGTGATCGGGAGCGGCCTCGGAGGGCTGACCGCGGCGGCGTACCTCGCGCAGCGCGGGCTGTCGGTCGCCGTCTTCGAGTCGCACTACGTGGCCGGCGGGTGCGGGACCCACTTCGTCCGCGGCGGCAAGCACGATCGCTACCGCTTCGACGTCGGCCTCCATTACATCGGCGATTGCGGCCCGGGCGGCGATATTCCGCGCATCCTGCGCGGGGTCGGGATCGAGCTCGACTACGCGGCGCTCGATCCGGACGGCTTCGACACCTTGGTCTTCCCGGACCTCGAGTTTCGCATCCCCGCGAACGTCGAGCTGTATCGCGAGCGCTTGATCGCGGCGTTCGCGCACGAGCGGCGCGCGATCGATCGCTACGTGCGCCTCCTCGAGCAGGTGGGGCGCGCATCGCGGCGCGTTCAATCCAAGGGGAAGCTCGGCGCGCGCGACGCGCTCGCGCTCTTCTTCGATCTCTTCGCGCTCGGCCGAAACCAGAACCGAACGATCGCGCAGGTGCTCGACGCGTGCGGCGCGCGCGATCCGAAGCTCCGCGCGGTGCTCGTCGGGCAAAACGGCGATTATGCGCTGCCGCCGAGCAAGGTAAGCGCGTTCCTCCATCTCGGGCTCGCGGAGCACTACTTCCGCGGCGCGTACTATCCGAAGGGCGGCGGACAAACGATCGCCGATCGCCTCGCCGCGCGCATCGAGGCGTGCGGGGGGACCATCCACCTCCGGCGCGGCGTCGAACGGATCGTGATCGAGGACGGCCACGCGCGAGGCGTTCGACTGGAAGCGAAGGCTGGCGGCGCGCCGGTCGACGTGCGCGCGCGCGTCGTCCTCTCGAACGCGGATCTGCGGGTGACCTTCGAGCGCCTGATCGGATTCGACCACTTGCCCGCATCGCTGGTGACGCGCACGCAGCGCTTCGAGATGGCGGCGGCGCTCTTCATGACCTTCCTCGGCGTGCGCGGCGCTCTCTCCGCGCGCGGCATGCGCCCCGCCAACTATTGGCAGTTCGACGACTACGACATGGAAGGCCACTATGCCCCGAGCCGAGGACCGCTCCGCGCCCACGGCTGTTACATCACCAGCGCCTCGATGAAGGATCCCGAGAACGCGCTCTTCCACGCGCCCGCGGGGATCAACAACGTCGAGGTCATGACTGTCGTACCAACCGGTGACCCGTGGCACGTCGGCGACGAAGCCGCGCGCGCGTATCGCTACAAAGACAACCACGCGTACCGCGCGCTCAAAGACGAGCTCGAGGCCGACATGATCGCGCGCTTCGATCGCCTCTTCCCCGGCGTCGCGAAGGACATCGTGTACCGCGAGTCGGCGACCCCCGTCACCCATCAGCGCTACACGCGCACGTTCGACGGGTCGCCGTACGGGCTCGCGGCCACACCCGCGCAGTTCATGAAGAACCGCCCCGGCTACCGCGGCCCGATCCCCGGCCTCTATTTGTGCGGCGGCTCGACGCGCGCTGGACATGGGATCGTCGGCGCCATGAGGGGCGGCGCCCAGGCGGCTCGACGCATCGCCGAGGCGGCGGAGCTCCGCGTATGA
- a CDS encoding TetR/AcrR family transcriptional regulator: protein MARQYHHGDLKRSLLDAAVAFLADGRDFTMRELARRAKVTHNAPYRHFADKEALLAAIAEEGFEMLAADGARALAAAGGDPRAALRELGASYVFFAVEHPHHFRLMFGLPLANVQAAHPSLGLAAQKSFAQLTDAIEAIRAGGLLRADRDPRGLAIIAWALVHGLASLLVAGQLPGDVRAMAHLAIGDIANVFFEGVLAALPPAKAGASNP from the coding sequence ATGGCCCGGCAATACCACCACGGGGACTTGAAGAGGTCGCTCCTCGACGCGGCGGTCGCGTTCCTCGCCGATGGCCGTGACTTCACGATGCGCGAGCTCGCGCGCCGCGCCAAGGTCACGCACAACGCGCCGTACCGTCACTTCGCGGACAAGGAGGCGCTGCTCGCGGCGATCGCGGAGGAGGGGTTCGAGATGTTGGCCGCAGACGGCGCGCGCGCTCTCGCGGCCGCGGGCGGCGATCCGCGCGCCGCGCTGCGCGAGCTCGGTGCGTCGTACGTCTTCTTCGCGGTCGAGCATCCGCACCACTTCCGCCTGATGTTCGGGTTGCCGCTCGCCAACGTGCAGGCGGCGCATCCGTCGCTCGGCCTCGCCGCGCAAAAGAGCTTCGCGCAGCTGACCGACGCGATCGAGGCGATCCGCGCGGGCGGCCTTTTGCGGGCGGACCGCGATCCGCGCGGCCTGGCGATCATCGCGTGGGCGCTCGTGCACGGGCTCGCGTCGCTCCTCGTGGCCGGGCAGCTCCCGGGCGACGTGCGCGCGATGGCGCACCTCGCGATCGGCGACATCGCGAACGTCTTCTTCGAAGGGGTGCTCGCCGCCCTACCCCCCGCAAAGGCCGGCGCGTCGAATCCATGA
- a CDS encoding glutathione S-transferase N-terminal domain-containing protein, which translates to MKLFYAPHVCSLAPHIILRELGRPFELARVDLRRKKLADGRDFAEITRKSYVPALVMDDGSLFTEVSVIVQYLADLQPESRLAPPRGTMERLRLDELVSFIATELHKAFLPFTLMPAVGHEAKDWAARRLAQRVGLLEEMLGRGPYFGGDDFTIADAYAFWALRKFVDVTHQELPARLADYVPFVGERPSVRDALAAEGILPAAPRADRTAP; encoded by the coding sequence ATGAAACTGTTCTACGCGCCGCACGTGTGCTCGCTGGCTCCGCACATCATTTTGCGGGAGCTCGGGCGGCCCTTCGAGCTCGCTCGGGTCGATCTACGCCGCAAGAAGCTCGCCGACGGTCGCGACTTCGCCGAGATCACCCGCAAGAGTTACGTGCCCGCGTTGGTGATGGACGACGGTTCCCTTTTCACGGAGGTCTCGGTCATCGTGCAGTACCTCGCGGACTTGCAGCCCGAGTCGAGGCTCGCTCCGCCCCGCGGAACGATGGAGCGCCTGCGCCTGGACGAGCTGGTGAGCTTCATCGCGACCGAGCTGCACAAGGCGTTTCTCCCATTTACCTTGATGCCAGCCGTAGGCCACGAAGCGAAAGATTGGGCGGCTCGGCGGCTCGCGCAGCGGGTCGGGCTCCTCGAAGAGATGCTCGGGCGCGGGCCCTACTTCGGCGGAGACGACTTCACGATCGCCGACGCATATGCCTTCTGGGCGCTCCGCAAATTCGTCGACGTGACCCACCAGGAATTGCCCGCGCGGCTGGCCGACTATGTCCCATTCGTGGGCGAGCGCCCGTCCGTCCGAGACGCGCTCGCGGCGGAGGGCATCCTGCCCGCGGCCCCCCGCGCCGATCGAACGGCGCCGTAG
- a CDS encoding LysR substrate-binding domain-containing protein has product MRTIDLDLNAVAVFLEVIDKRSFRAAATALGMSKSTVSEKVAQLEERLGARLLDRTTRTIRITEAGEAYRRRVEPALDAVSEAERAVSELQAAPSGRLRITTTVDIGQNAPFFAEVLAIYMQRYPAVEIHVELFDRRVNLVEEGFDLAIRPGAMPDSTLVAQKLGSVGTMRLYASPAYLERKGEPRSPAELREHHCMIMTSHPQPRVWTFRGKRKPIAIDVRPHLAINGFLVLRAVAEAGAGIARLPEYLGEPSVQRGALRSILDDFALPPTHWYAVYPSARNLSPKVRAFVTLLEKKFRTG; this is encoded by the coding sequence ATGCGGACAATCGACTTGGACCTCAATGCCGTCGCCGTGTTCTTGGAGGTGATCGACAAGCGGAGCTTTCGCGCTGCGGCGACGGCGCTGGGGATGTCGAAGTCGACGGTCAGTGAAAAGGTGGCGCAACTCGAAGAGCGCCTCGGTGCGCGCCTCCTCGATCGAACGACGCGAACGATTCGCATCACGGAGGCCGGAGAAGCGTACCGGCGTCGGGTCGAGCCCGCGCTGGACGCCGTCAGCGAAGCGGAGCGCGCGGTGAGCGAGCTTCAGGCCGCTCCGTCGGGGCGCCTCCGGATCACGACCACCGTGGATATCGGGCAGAACGCGCCGTTCTTTGCCGAGGTGCTCGCGATTTACATGCAGCGTTACCCTGCGGTCGAGATCCACGTGGAGCTGTTCGATCGGCGCGTAAACCTCGTCGAAGAAGGGTTCGATCTGGCGATTCGACCGGGCGCGATGCCGGATTCGACGCTCGTCGCACAGAAGCTCGGCTCCGTCGGGACCATGCGCCTCTATGCGAGCCCCGCCTATCTCGAACGAAAGGGAGAGCCGCGCTCCCCCGCCGAGCTTCGCGAACACCACTGCATGATCATGACGAGCCACCCCCAGCCTCGGGTGTGGACCTTCCGCGGCAAGAGAAAGCCGATCGCCATCGACGTGCGCCCTCACCTCGCCATCAACGGCTTCCTCGTCCTTCGCGCCGTCGCGGAGGCAGGCGCAGGTATCGCGCGACTGCCGGAGTACCTCGGGGAGCCCTCGGTCCAACGAGGAGCGCTCCGCAGTATCCTCGACGACTTCGCGCTACCGCCGACTCACTGGTACGCCGTCTATCCGAGCGCGCGAAACCTGTCACCGAAGGTTCGCGCATTCGTAACATTGCTCGAGAAGAAGTTTCGGACCGGGTAG